The Reichenbachiella carrageenanivorans region CAACTCGTCTAGTATATCAAATTCGAGGTCACTCATGGCAGAAGGTTTGTTTTAGATTGGTGCTAGATTTTATGGCTTCTTTCTCTCCAACGATAGCTCCCAAAATTAGACGCTACCCCAAAGAATACCACGTAAATAGGATAAATAATTTGAAGTATTACAAAATTGAATATGGATATGGTTCTGTTTTGAATCCGACTTGCTGTCGATATATAAGCATAATCTATTCCGGCTTTCACGAATAAAATCCCTATAAAACTCCAATTTCGTTCATACATGGAGGTCGCAATAAAACCACACCAGACTGCATATGCAAAAAACATAAAAACAGGTGCCACCCAAGAAGACCAGTCTTGATGAAATTTCCATTTGGAAGCCCATCGCCTACGTTGGTGATAGAATGCAGATAGGCTAGCAGGGGGTTCACTTACCACCAATGCTTGTCTACTCTTGATAAAGCGAATTCGATCTGGGTAGGCTTTGAAGATTTTCCGAAGCAAAAACTCATCATCTCCTGTCGCTATTTTTTGATTCCCATCAAAGCCCCCCACTTCACCAAACACTCCTTTTGCGAAAGCATAGTTGCACCCATTGATCATGGTAGGCTTACCCATCTGCAAGGTAGCGCCCCCCATGGCCACTAATGCCGCCAGCTCTTGATTGAGTATTTCAATACCCACTTTTCGAGAATCATTAAATAAGACTACAGGACCGAAAGCCAATTGAGCACCTGATTGATACATCTGGCGATATTCTACAAGCCACCCCTCCGCCACTTCGCTATCGCCATCGGTACATACGATCCACTCCCCCATTGCTAGGTCTACTCCATAGGCTATTCCTGCTTTTTTACCTTCACTGCCTGTAGGCAGTTGTGCCAGTTGCACATTAGGATATTTGTTTTTCAAGGATTTCACTACCTCTACCGTATTATCCGTAGAATGATCGTCTATTACGATAATTTCATAAAGAGCTGAACGAGTGGTACCTTCTTGAATCGAACGAATCAATCGATCTAGGTTTATAGATTCATTCCTTACGGGAATGAGCACCGTTGTGAAAAAATCATCTACTACATTGGCTTGGCTCTGCGGAATTTTGACCCATTTCCAAAGCATAAGCAGTACAAGCACACCATAAACTACCGTAACAACAATGGCCAATAAATATATCAAAACGAGCGTTTGAGTTGTGAAACAAAAGGAATACCCACTAAAGCTGGCAAAACAATATTGACCAACCAAACCAAAAAACTAGCTACAATGACCAGTCCTACATCTAGTGTGAAAAAACTAAAGAATAATACAGCCGACAACTGTCGCTTGACCAAATCGCCCAGCACGGAGATATTCGGAACTAGTGTTTTAATCAAGAATATCCACGCCACTCCTAAACACAACACTGTAAATGACAGATCTGCACCCAAACTCCAAAAGATGAGCAGAAATTGTATAGAAAACACCGCATATCGTGCCACAGCAAGCGTCATAATCTTAAGAATTTGTCGTGTATCTAGTCGCATTATCAACTGAGCATATTCTCGCAAGTCAGCCCTATACCACCAACCCCAAAGCCCTAAGCATGAAAACAAAACACCTGCTACAGATACGGTCAACAGAATTGAATTGACAGGAACAACAAATCCATGAGCCAATAAATAAAAAACAGATCCTGCTCCAAAAACCAGCGTTGGCAATAGCTGTGAGAAACGATCCATCAAAAGCGCTGCATATATTTGATTTCGACGTGCCGTGGCAATACCAAAGTACCGGGCAAAAGCATCTCCTATCCCCAAAGGACTAATCACATTCAGACTTTTTCCACTCAAAATCACCTTCACGCAATCTTGGAGAGGTTTATATTCAATTGGTTTAAGAATCGACTGCCACTTCCATGCCTCCAAAACTACATTGAACGGAAGCAAAAACAGACAAAACGCCAATCCTGCCCAGTTAGAAAATCGAACTTGTAGCAACTGATTCAGCTTATCAGGGTCATTGATCAACTTCAAAGCAACAACCCCTAAAATAAAAGCTGGCAATAGCCAAACCCAAGCCCAGTTCAAGGCTCTTCCCCATCCAGTATTCCTACTTTTAGCTAAAACTCTAATCATTTAAAGAAATGAATACAATGCCTTTTGTTTAATTCCCTTTCGTAAGAGGTTCTTCGTAGTTATTTCATCAATCTCACACAGCTTGAAAGGTAATATTTCTATCTTGCAATGCTATTCAACCCCATGAAGAAACCAAAAGAAAAAATAATATTAGGAATAGACCCTGGCACCAACGTGATGGGTTATGGTGTGATCCTAGCAGAAGGCAGTAAACTCACCACTTTGCAACTAGGCGTTATTCACCTAAGCAAATATAACTCTCATGAGTTGAAACTAAAGAAGATATTCGAAAGGGTGACCCATGTCATAGAGGAATTTGGCCCAGATGAAGTAGCACTAGAAGCTCCATTCTTTGGGAAAAATGTTCAATCCATGCTCAAATTGGGTAGAGCGCAAGGAGTAGCTATGGCAGCCGCACTAATTCGTGACATTCCTATCACTGAATATGCACCAAAGAAAGTAAAGCAATCTGTAACAGGCAATGGAAATGCCTCCAAGGAGCAGGTAGCTGCAATGCTGCAATCAATATTGAAATTTAAAGAAATTCCAAAATTATTAGATGCCACAGACGCCCTGGCCGTTGCGCTGTGCCATCATTACCAAGGAGGTAAACCTCAGACCTCTGCTAAAAGCTGGAAAGCCTTCTTGTCCGACAACCCTGGCAGGGTAAAGTGACTACCAAGTAGTCGCTTTGATTTTCTGAGCAGCTCGCATAATGTCTCTTCTACTAATCTGACCTTTGAGAATTCCATTTTGAGTGACTGGAAATCTCCTAAAATAAGTATTCAAAAACTCATTAGCGCAAGCCACCACATCAGTATCCATTTCTAATGTTTTTACATTCTCAGACATATAATCCTTGACCAGCCCTTTTCCACTTGGCATATTATGATATGAAGACTGCACGAGTACTTTCAAACAATCCTTTTCAGACAGCATACCTACTAACTCACGTTTTTCATTGAGCACTGGCCCACCAGAGATTCGCTTAGTCAGCATAATATCTATAGCCTGAGCAATCTCCTGATCTGGAGTGAAAGTGATCAAATCTGTAGCCATATAGTCAGCAATAGTTTCATACTTAATTGCTTGATCTGAAGCTACACGTGCACCTTTAAAATTCATTACCATGGTTGATTTAGTTTAAGGTTGAATATTAGACGAACTCTTATATTACCATAAATTCCATCAATTCGCAAGTAAATTCCTTATAAAATACAATTCCGATAGGATTATTGCATTAACTTTTGTAGTTTGACACAAGGTCATGAGTCTGGCACTCAGATTGCAATGGGAACTTTATCTTAAAGAGATGCATTAATTATATCAGAATAGTTAATCTCTTATTAGAAATAAACCGTATAAAATATTAAATTTGCGCGCTCGTTATTAGCGGGTATTGCCCTAATTAAAGGAAAAAAAATCATATGAGACAGCTTAAGATCACACAATCGATTACTAACAGACGTGAAAGTCATACGCTTGAGAAGTATTTTACTGAAGTTAGTAGTGTGCCAATGATTACTCCTGATGAGGAGGTAGAGTTAGCACAAAGAATTAAACAAGGAGATGATCTTGCTCTTGAAAAATTAGTAAAAGCAAACTTGAGGTTCGTAGTGTCAGTAGCTAAGCAATATCAAAACAGAAGCTTACCTTTGAATGACCTGATCAACGAAGGAAACTTAGGTCTGATCAAAGCAGCTAAGAAATTTGACGAAACGAAAGGATTTAAGTTTATTTCATACGCCGTATGGTGGATTCGTCAATCAATCATGCAAGCACTAGCTGAGCAATCCAGAATTGTAAGATTGCCAATGAACAAGTCTGGTGCAATCAATCAAATCAGAAGAGCTTATGCTGAACTAGAACAAAAATTCGAAAGAGAGCCTACTGAAGAAGAATTGGCTGAAATTTTGGATATGAAGCCTAGTGAAGTAAGAAACACACTCGGTGCGGAAGTGAAGCAAATGTCTATGGACGCTCCTTTCGGTGAAGACGAGTCTGGTTCGTTGCTTGATGTATTAGAAAACAAAACGACTGTACCTACAGATGGACAGATGGTATTCAACGATTCGTTGAAAGTAGAAACCATCAGAGCTTTGTCTACTTTGACAGCTAGAGAAAGAGAAGTCGTAAGAATGAGCTTTGGCATTGGATCTGACAACCCCTTCACCCTAGAGGAGATTGGCGACATTATGGGCTTAACAAGAGAACGTGTAAGACAAATCAGAGAAAAGGCACTACAAAAATTAAGAGAGCCATCTAAAAATCAGCGATTGAAAGAGTTCTGCGCTAGCTAATTAGCTATTGCTAAGTTTAAAATATTAGAAGTCCCGCCTACAGCGGGATTTTTTTGTCTCCACATTTTTACGTCACCCCTTCTCAAGTAAAAAACAAATGATCCTCAGGCAAGCCCACGACGCATTAACTTTCTAATCGGTTAATTACTTCGACCCGAAGGTTGGGAAATTAAACCCAATGGGCTATCGCCCTGCGATTAAAGCCGTGAAAATACTCGTATATCTCATCTAAGGCTCATGAAGCCTCAAAGCAAACCTCTAGAACTGGTTTGTAGTATAAAAAGTAAAAGTGGTGCCTTCTTTCTCTTTAGAGGTCACTTTAATTGATCCTCCTAAACTTTCTACTAGTTTTTTAACTGTAGCCAGTCCGATACCTGTACCCAGTTCTCCTCTTCGATCTTTCATTCCTGATACAGCAAACAGATCAAAGGCACGAGCAATAAATTTTTCAGGCATGCCGTCACCATTATCAGACACAATAAAAGTATTAAGCTCTTCTTTTCCCACAATGGAG contains the following coding sequences:
- a CDS encoding glycosyltransferase produces the protein MIYLLAIVVTVVYGVLVLLMLWKWVKIPQSQANVVDDFFTTVLIPVRNESINLDRLIRSIQEGTTRSALYEIIVIDDHSTDNTVEVVKSLKNKYPNVQLAQLPTGSEGKKAGIAYGVDLAMGEWIVCTDGDSEVAEGWLVEYRQMYQSGAQLAFGPVVLFNDSRKVGIEILNQELAALVAMGGATLQMGKPTMINGCNYAFAKGVFGEVGGFDGNQKIATGDDEFLLRKIFKAYPDRIRFIKSRQALVVSEPPASLSAFYHQRRRWASKWKFHQDWSSWVAPVFMFFAYAVWCGFIATSMYERNWSFIGILFVKAGIDYAYISTASRIQNRTISIFNFVILQIIYPIYVVFFGVASNFGSYRWRERSHKI
- a CDS encoding lysylphosphatidylglycerol synthase domain-containing protein; the encoded protein is MIRVLAKSRNTGWGRALNWAWVWLLPAFILGVVALKLINDPDKLNQLLQVRFSNWAGLAFCLFLLPFNVVLEAWKWQSILKPIEYKPLQDCVKVILSGKSLNVISPLGIGDAFARYFGIATARRNQIYAALLMDRFSQLLPTLVFGAGSVFYLLAHGFVVPVNSILLTVSVAGVLFSCLGLWGWWYRADLREYAQLIMRLDTRQILKIMTLAVARYAVFSIQFLLIFWSLGADLSFTVLCLGVAWIFLIKTLVPNISVLGDLVKRQLSAVLFFSFFTLDVGLVIVASFLVWLVNIVLPALVGIPFVSQLKRSF
- the ruvC gene encoding crossover junction endodeoxyribonuclease RuvC is translated as MKKPKEKIILGIDPGTNVMGYGVILAEGSKLTTLQLGVIHLSKYNSHELKLKKIFERVTHVIEEFGPDEVALEAPFFGKNVQSMLKLGRAQGVAMAAALIRDIPITEYAPKKVKQSVTGNGNASKEQVAAMLQSILKFKEIPKLLDATDALAVALCHHYQGGKPQTSAKSWKAFLSDNPGRVK
- a CDS encoding CBS domain-containing protein gives rise to the protein MNFKGARVASDQAIKYETIADYMATDLITFTPDQEIAQAIDIMLTKRISGGPVLNEKRELVGMLSEKDCLKVLVQSSYHNMPSGKGLVKDYMSENVKTLEMDTDVVACANEFLNTYFRRFPVTQNGILKGQISRRDIMRAAQKIKATTW
- a CDS encoding sigma-70 family RNA polymerase sigma factor, encoding MRQLKITQSITNRRESHTLEKYFTEVSSVPMITPDEEVELAQRIKQGDDLALEKLVKANLRFVVSVAKQYQNRSLPLNDLINEGNLGLIKAAKKFDETKGFKFISYAVWWIRQSIMQALAEQSRIVRLPMNKSGAINQIRRAYAELEQKFEREPTEEELAEILDMKPSEVRNTLGAEVKQMSMDAPFGEDESGSLLDVLENKTTVPTDGQMVFNDSLKVETIRALSTLTAREREVVRMSFGIGSDNPFTLEEIGDIMGLTRERVRQIREKALQKLREPSKNQRLKEFCAS